The following are encoded in a window of Armatimonas rosea genomic DNA:
- a CDS encoding 2Fe-2S iron-sulfur cluster-binding protein, whose protein sequence is MPKLTVEGHGTFDVPEGKKLVLAIEDAGIPILHRCGGVPACTTCRVRILEGEVSPMSDEEESTLEDPELIATHRLSCQIRVQNDLTVAVWGEVGKEARGAFFTDGKVFDSAGERPAD, encoded by the coding sequence ATGCCCAAACTAACCGTTGAAGGCCACGGGACATTCGATGTTCCCGAAGGCAAGAAGCTTGTCCTTGCGATCGAAGACGCAGGAATCCCGATCCTGCACCGCTGTGGGGGAGTCCCCGCCTGCACCACCTGCCGCGTCCGAATCCTGGAGGGCGAGGTGTCCCCCATGTCCGACGAGGAAGAGTCCACCCTGGAAGACCCGGAGCTGATCGCGACCCACCGGCTCTCCTGCCAGATCCGTGTCCAGAACGACCTGACGGTCGCGGTCTGGGGCGAGGTGGGCAAGGAGGCACGCGGCGCGTTCTTCACCGACGGCAAGGTCTTCGACAGCGCCGGCGAGCGCCCCGCCGACTGA